From the genome of Capsicum annuum cultivar UCD-10X-F1 unplaced genomic scaffold, UCD10Xv1.1 ctg45176, whole genome shotgun sequence:
aaaaaaataagtaaattcaGCTAAGCCTCTTATCCCACCAACTAAGAATCTTGTATAAAAAGCATCTATGTAAGCACGATTATATGACCAATCATATATGCCATTTATAATTTTGTTCCACAGAATTCTCTTAGGAccctttttaacaaaaaaattaattagctCCAAATTTTTTAAAGAAGAATAAATGGGTTTATATAAAAAGGAtgctataaatattttgaaataagctATACTGACTGAAAGAACCGCATCCTTTAAAAATTCATTCCAATCCATCGAATTATTAGACTTTTGATGCAAAAGATTTATAGATGGAGCTAACCATTTCGATAATATATCCAAATTAACTCCATCTTGGTTGAAAGGAATTCCTATCGATCCAACAAACAAAGTAAAGAGTCCTAATACAAATATTGGGAATAGCATAGTATTGTCCGATTCATAAGGATAGGAATAAACCGCTTTATGCTCAAAATGAGCAATAGTCNNNNNNNNNNNNNNNNNNNNNNNNNNNNNNNNNNNNNNNNNNNNNNNNNNNNNNNNNNNNNNNNNNNNNNNNNNNNNNNNNNNNNNNNNNNNNNNNNNNNAGAGTTTTTCTTAATTCTGTTTTTACCCCATAGAGATATTGAATAGAAAAGGGTTTTGTGTTTCCCACcataattttgaaaatgaatgTTTAAATACCCTTCAAAAGTAAGTAAGTAGATCCGAAACATATAAAATGTGGTTAATCCCGCCATGGCCCAAGCTATTATTGCGAAAATTGACGAATACAACCAACTATCATTAAGAATTTCATCTTTAGACCAAAAACAAGTAAGATGTGGAATACCACAAAGAGAAAGTGTACCTAATAAAAATGTGATTTTGGTAATTGGTACATTTTTTCTTAAACCTCCATAAGACCCATATTCTGGCTTTTAGCTGGAGAATATCCAACAATAGTTTCCATTGAATGAATAATGGATCCGGATCCTAAAAATAATAATGCTTTGAAATAAGCATGAGTAATCAAATGAAATAAAGATCTACTATAAGACCCCATACCTAGAGATAACATCATATAACCCAATTGAGACATTGTAGAATAGGCTAAACCCCTCTTAATGTCTTTTTGAGCAAGAGCTAACATTGCTCCtaataatactattattattCCTATAATCGAGATCAAATACATTATGTAAGGTATAACTCTGAAAAGAGGAAGAAGCCGAGCTACAAGAAATATCTCTGCCGCTACCATAGTAGCAGCATGTATAAGAGCCGAAAAAGGAGTAGGCCCCTCCATGGCATCAGGTAACCATACATGAAGGGGTAATTGGGCGGGTTTTGCAACTGCACCGACAAATAAGAGAACAACGCAtaaagtaacaaataaaaaattgaccTCATTATTATAAATCAAGTTATTGAATATTTCGAATTTAGGGATTTATTCGAAATATTCAATAACTTGATTTATANNNNNNNNNNNNNNNNNNNNNNNNNNNNNNNNNNNNNNNNNNNNNNNNNNNNNNNNNNNNNNNNNNNNNNNNNNNNNNNNNNNNNNNNNNNNNNNNNNNNAGGCCCCTCCATGGCATCAGGTAACCATACATGAAGGGGTAATTGGGCGGGTTTTGCAACTGCACCGACAAATAAGAGAACAACGCAtaaagtaacaaataaaaaattgaccTCATTATTATAAATCAAGTTATTGAATATTTCGAATAAATCCCTAAATTCGAAACTCCCCGTTATCCAATAAAAACCTAAAATTCCTAATAATAAACGAAAATCTCCAATACGATTAGTTACAAAGGCTTTTTGACAAGCATTTGCCGCTACAGGTTGTGTAAACCAAAATCCTATTAATAGATAGGAACACAGACCAACCAATTccccaaaaatataaatttgtatcAAATTCGAACTAGTAACTAATCCCAACATAGAAGTACTGAAAAAACTCATATAagcaaaaaatctcaaataaccTTGATCATGAGCCATATAATTATCACTATAAATAAGAACCATAATTCCAACAGTAGTGATTAATATTAACATAATAGAAGTAAGCGGGTCGATCAAGTATCTGAAGTCTAAAGAAAAATCATTATTAATGATCTAAGACCATACATATTGAGAAAAAGAACTGCTATTTATTTGCTGAATAGACAAGTAGATTGAAAAAATCATGACTATGCTTAACAATAAAACACTTTGAAAAGCCCATATACGGCGAAAACTTTTTGTTGCCGTTGGAAAAAGAATTAGCCCCGCTCCTATTAACATAGGGACTGGAAGTGGAATGAAAGGTATGATCCATGCATATTTATATGTCTGTTCcataaaaaagttttgaattcttAATTAATTGTTTCCAATTCACCGGATCTTACCTCTTTTGAAAGGAgtcaataaaaagtaaaaatatgaacTAACTTAAACTAAATTAAAACTTGAATCGAATTTTCTATTCTTATCTTTTGCCTATCtggataatattttattttagtattataaatTGCGTATTATAAAGAATTCATTTTGAACAATAGATGTATTTCACATCTAACtataactaacaatgaggaattTTATAATGACAGTTCCAAAAAAATGCACTTCGAGATCAAAAAAACGTATTcgtaaaaatattttgaaaagaaagaCATATTGGATAGCATTAAAGGCTTTTTCGTTAGCGAAAGTTATTTCTACTGGGGagtcaaatttttgttttttggtacgctaaacaaaaataaataagtaataaaacgttagaataatttgaatcaacttgaaaaaataattcaatatattcttaaattattcaattagataataattgaataatgtaAGGATTTCCCtttcatatttgatattgatTAGTGAGCTAATCAATATGTAATGGAACTCTATTCGCTTTTCTGATTGATATAGAAAATTCTCTATTTACTATTCACTGAATAATAACTTTTTTGTTGACAAA
Proteins encoded in this window:
- the LOC124892237 gene encoding LOW QUALITY PROTEIN: NAD(P)H-quinone oxidoreductase subunit 5, chloroplastic-like (The sequence of the model RefSeq protein was modified relative to this genomic sequence to represent the inferred CDS: inserted 1 base in 1 codon; deleted 2 bases in 1 codon; substituted 1 base at 1 genomic stop codon); the encoded protein is MEQTYKYAWIIPFIPLPVPMLIGAGLILFPTATKSFRRIWAFQSVLLLSIVMIFSIYLSIQQINSSSFSQYVWSXIINNDFSLDFRYLIDPLTSIMLILITTVGIMVLIYSDNYMAHDQGYLRFFAYMSFFSTSMLGLVTSSNLIQIYIFGELVGLCSYLLIGFWFTQPVAANACQKAFVTNRIGDFRLLLGILGFYWITGSFEFRDLFEIFNNLIYNNEVNFLFVTLCVVLLFVGAVAKPAQLPLHVWLPDAMEGPTPFSALIHAATMVAAEIFLVARLLPLFRVIPYIMYLISIIGIIIVLLGAMLALAQKDIKRGLAYSTMSQLGYMMLSLGMGSYSRSLFHLITHAYFKALLFLGSGSIIHSMETIVGYSPAKSQNMGLXGGLRKNVPITKITFLLGTLSLCGIPHLTCFWSKDEILNDSWLYSSIFAIIAWAMAGLTTFYMFRIYLLTFEGYLNIHFQNYGGKHKTLFYSISLWGKNRIKKNSXXXXXXXXXXXXXXXXXXXXXXXXXXXXXXXXXTIAHFEHKAVYSYPYESDNTMLFPIFVLGLFTLFVGSIGIPFNQDGVNLDILSKWLAPSINLLHQKSNNSMDWNEFLKDAVLSVSIAYFKIFIASFLYKPIYSSLKNLELINFFVKKGPKRILWNKIINGIYDWSYNRAYIDAFYTRFLVGGIRGLAEFTY